In Nitrospirota bacterium, the DNA window ACTGATAGAAGAGAACGAGGAGCTCAGGCTTCATCTGCGTAATACTTACAGGGATATGGAGATGATAAATACTGTAAAAAGGCTTGCCGCTCCTGATGTAACAATGAATTTTCTGGAGAGACTTGCACGACTCAGACAGATGGATATTATTAATGAAGGTGATGTTGAGATATTAAAGGAAAAACTGCTTTTAGGAGCTGTGAATGCCACGAGTTCTGATAGTAGATGATGACCAGTCGATAAGGAGCGTCCTTTCAGATATGGTAAAGGCTGCTGGTCCCTACCAGACGGATATTGCCATGGATGGCCTGGAGGGAATTGAGAAGGTAAGGCATGATGAGTACGATATAATCTTTACAGATATTAAAATGCCCCGGATGGGAGGCCTTGAATTCATGCAGGAAGTAAGGAAGCAAAATCCAATGATACCCGTTGTAGTAATTACTGCTTATTCCTATCTTGAAACGGCAATATCGGCTATGAAGCAGGGGGCAGCTGACTTTATTACCAAACCGTTTACTTTTGATGATATAAGGCATATTCTAAGCAAGGTGATCCGCGAGAGAGAACTGATTAAGAGTTTTGCCGGTAATGGTAATAAGGATGCAGTAGTTGAAACACTTAATTCAGAACTTTACAAGAGACTCCAGGAGATAAATACGCTTTTTACCCTCAGTATAGAGCTTGATGAGATAAAGGAAAATTCGAGCATATTTAACAGAATCGTTTCCATGATTGCGAGGCTGCTGAAAGCAAAGAGGGTTGCTCTCGGACTGCTTGAAGATGGAAGTATCGAAAGCCGTTATACGATAGGTATAGCACATATAGAGAAGCTTCTCTTGAAGGGGTCAATATATGAGGATGCCATCAGGAACAAGACACATATTGTCCTTGAGGTTGGCCAGAAAAATCCTTTCAGTGGATATCCGCTTGACTCGGAGTTTCTTATCATTCCCCTTATACTTAACAATGAAGTGTTGGGATTCCTGAGTATAACTGATAAGACCGATGGTTATAAATTTGCCGATGAAGAAATTAATCTCGCTCTAACTCTTACACACAAGGCATGCCTCAGGCTTGAGAACAATGCACTTTATGAAATAACATACAATAATCTTATCAATACATTGAAGACCCTTATCTTGACGGTAGAGGCCAGGGATTCCTATACAAAACAGCATTCCGAAAGGGTAACGAAGCTGTCTCTTGAGATTGCAGATGAGATAGACTGTACTCAGGCGGAAAGGGATGCAATAAAATTTGCGGGCTATTTACATGACATTGGAAAGATTGGGGTCAGAGATATCGTCCTGTTAAAACCAGGAGGACTGACAGATGAAGAGTTTGAAGAGATAAAGAAACACCCTGTAATAGGTGATAATATTGTATCCCCACTCGGTTCCTTTCCTCTCGAGAGACTGTTGATAAGGCACCATCATGAGCGATTTGATGGTCATGGTTATCCTGACGGCCTTCAGGGAGAGGAGATTCCCCTCATTGCGAGAATTTTATCAGTTGCCGACACCTATGATTCCATG includes these proteins:
- a CDS encoding HD domain-containing phosphohydrolase: MPRVLIVDDDQSIRSVLSDMVKAAGPYQTDIAMDGLEGIEKVRHDEYDIIFTDIKMPRMGGLEFMQEVRKQNPMIPVVVITAYSYLETAISAMKQGAADFITKPFTFDDIRHILSKVIRERELIKSFAGNGNKDAVVETLNSELYKRLQEINTLFTLSIELDEIKENSSIFNRIVSMIARLLKAKRVALGLLEDGSIESRYTIGIAHIEKLLLKGSIYEDAIRNKTHIVLEVGQKNPFSGYPLDSEFLIIPLILNNEVLGFLSITDKTDGYKFADEEINLALTLTHKACLRLENNALYEITYNNLINTLKTLILTVEARDSYTKQHSERVTKLSLEIADEIDCTQAERDAIKFAGYLHDIGKIGVRDIVLLKPGGLTDEEFEEIKKHPVIGDNIVSPLGSFPLERLLIRHHHERFDGHGYPDGLQGEEIPLIARILSVADTYDSMTTTRPYRKGVDHKTAIGEIKSCSSSQFDPVVVKAFMSTSTGRGGS